In one Yarrowia lipolytica chromosome 1A, complete sequence genomic region, the following are encoded:
- a CDS encoding uncharacterized protein (Compare to YALI0A21098g, similar to Saccharomyces cerevisiae MOG1 (YJR074W); ancestral locus Anc_1.529, similar to uniprot|P47123 Saccharomyces cerevisiae YJR074w MOG1 GSP1-interacting protein), with protein MNTKELFGGALTALVPTSFADASQFRQVPDTQEVFVDDGPAEESLIFDILEKISDADDTAIKTHFGEIVAINGGESRIVTSEQLQGTEYPIWTCLGEQETKKWGKESEELTKVTICVALIRLEKVSTDIVISYNVLKGERAQEGYERLKEIAKSFKVNDWNLFG; from the coding sequence atgAACACCAAAGAACTGTTTGGAGGGGCTCTAACGGCCCTGGTGCCCACATCGTTTGCCGACGCCAGTCAATTCCGTCAGGTGCCCGACACCCAGGAGGTTTTTGTCGACGATGGACCCGCTGAGGAGTCGCTGATTTTCGATATTCTCGAGAAGATTTCGGATGCAGACGACACCGCAATCAAGACCCATTTTGGCGAGATTGTGGCCATTAACGGCGGCGAATCGCGGATCGTGACCTCGGAACAGCTCCAGGGGACCGAGTACCCCATCTGGACCTGTCTGGGAGAAcaggagaccaagaaatGGGGCAAGGAGTCCGAGGAGCTGACCAAGGTGACCATCTGCGTGGCGCTCATCAGACTGGAGAAGGTTTCCACCGACATTGTCATCAGCTACAATGTTCTCAAGGGCGAGCGGGCCCAGGAGGGCTATGAACGGctgaaggagattgccaagtCCTTCAAGGTTAACGACTGGAATCTGTTTGGTTAG
- a CDS encoding uncharacterized protein (Compare to YALI0A21120g, no similarity), with translation MDDNYLKFSLLSVITRDLVTEGQVQGTGTTVRFPPLKKRKISLGKWFKRLSGEERLFLSMAVGGFTLANFQQLFSILWWSNKSVLKRYTHKRLIGTLVKLYRLGCFNLALLFIGYYWYRIFFANDGKKERDILADVNLNNEKNRGPIFSDTPEKIEQGGSILHAVLKVEGEDLRVSYELKGSCTVIISVPSRKIVSRVDCFDSKHFEKYSRLHAIDKDAVVTFYERDQDKCYFYIHGDQYTETSGVEFAKCGDKYEGITSSAL, from the coding sequence ATGGACGACAATTACTTGAAGTTCTCGTTGTTGTCTGTGATCACGCGCGATCTGGTCACAGAGggacaagttcaaggcACAGGAACCACGGTGCGTTTCCCACCCctgaaaaagagaaagatCTCACTTGGAAAGTGGTTCAAGCGGTtgtctggagaagagcgGCTGTTTCTGTCCATGGCTGTGGGAGGATTCACACTGGCCAATTTCCAGCAACTGTTTTCGATTCTGTGGTGGAGCAATAAGTCTGTTCTCAAGCGATACACCCACAAGCGACTTATTGGCACACTGGTGAAGTTGTACAGATTGGGCTGTTTCAACCTTGCGCTACTCTTTATTGGGTATTACTGGTACCGCATTTTCTTTGCCAATGATggcaagaaggagcggGATATTCTGGCTGATGTGAATCTCAATAACGAAAAGAACCGGGGACCCATCTTTTCAGATACACCTGAAAAAATTGAACAAGGAGGCAGTATTCTGCATGCCGTTCTCAAGGTTGAGGGAGAGGATCTCCGGGTGTCTTACGAGCTGAAGGGAAGTTGTACTGTGATCATTTCCGTGCCCTCCAGGAAGATTGTTTCCAGGGTCGACTGCTTTGACTCCAAGCATTTCGAAAAGTATTCCCGGTTGCATGCGATTGACAAGGACGCAGTGGTCACCTTCTATGAGCGTGATCAGGACAAGTGCTACTTTTACATCCACGGAGATCAGTACACTGAGACCAGTGGGGTTGAGTTTGCTAAATGCGGCGACAAGTATGAGGGGATCACGAGTTCTGCTCTTTGA
- a CDS encoding uncharacterized protein (Compare to YALI0A21131g, weakly similar to uniprot|Q08912 Saccharomyces cerevisiae Chromosome XV reading frame ORF YOR389W), whose translation MKRALAAVALTALAVVLIRNSHSGDFTTILTRSESLSDAPPLRQSEFSPPAFNESTYIFNAVHNQLRHVGNAMAPNGMTFTPGFVPPGTVLYHGMNRKELPQDLDWFAFDPEYSFTMCCNIGHAFGNPHITTAQVVEPLKIVYIDGASASLSSDLGTMDSQGFLLDDPIDTWNDYTEFARGDRLCRLFKENGFKLDGFVRMNTGFELLMCNMTNPKVEYVMNNAIAVSEEEGTAGLMKRSSFEVGQTFLSRDRFGNLLVRPSREFNFFDYDWVKSMERTHSSAGEERVELDYRGLVTIYGMEGSRDIDFPKNVSQHRLLTGSEALRQELRSQLWEADKHTRTYDPYRINWRTVTDNLVYKMAPILAQIKNGQLEAGTSSLNDTSKHLGGITSMLRLRFEGDEELANSTRHDVDAQVERCAKTYASDFHKYDVTPFEEKVRFAIRLVSTAVCSVIMETADWANKVQTRVGNVSEELPSKLHADVSDLISDLNWSYFVSCTHRCKDNEVCYLPTWPHGGREPHIPAEPLQCRTIEDLRKSRGL comes from the coding sequence ATGAAACGAGctcttgctgctgttgcccTGACGGCATTAGCGGTGGTTTTGATTCGAAACAGTCATAGTGGCGACTTCACCACCATACTCACGCGCTCAGAGTCTCTATCGGATGCGCCACCATTGAGACAATCGGAATTTTCCCCTCCAGCGTTTAATGAGTCAACCTACATTTTCAACGCTGTCCACAACCAGCTACGGCACGTTGGAAATGCTATGGCTCCTAATGGAATGACGTTTACCCCGGGATTCGTGCCTCCGGGAACCGTTCTATATCACGGCATGAACAGAAAGGAACTTCCGCAGGACCTTGACTGGTTCGCCTTTGACCCAGAGTATTCCTTCACAATGTGTTGCAACATCGGGCATGCCTTTGGTAATCCCCATATTACAACTGCCCAGGTGGTGGAACCGCTCAAGATTGTATACATTGACGGTGCCAGTGCGTCTCTGTCCTCCGATCTGGGGACCATGGACTCTCAGGGTTTTCTTCTAGACGATCCCATCGACACCTGGAATGACTACACTGAGTTTGCACGAGGTGATCGTCTGTGCAGACTTTTCAAGGAAAATGGCTTTAAGCTGGATGGTTTTGTGCGTATGAACACGGGCTTTGAGCTCCTAATGTGCAACATGACCAACCCCAAGGTGGAGTATGTCATGAACAATGCCATTGCGGTCAGTGAGGAGGAAGGTACCGCTGGCCTGATGAAGCGAAGTAGCTTTGAAGTTGGTCAGACTTTCTTGTCGAGAGACAGATTTGGCAATCTGCTGGTTCGTCCCTCTCGAGAATTCAACTTCTTTGATTATGACTGGGTCAAGAGCATGGAACGTACTCATTCCAGTGCAGGGGAAGAGCGGGTGGAGCTTGATTATCGGGGACTGGTGACCATTTACGGCATGGAGGGCAGCCGAGACATCGATTTTCCAAAAAATGTGTCTCAGCATCGACTGCTCACGGGTTCTGAGGCTCTGAGACAGGAGCTAAGGTCGCAGCTTTGGGAGGCAGACAAACACACAAGAACCTACGATCCGTACAGAATCAATTGGAGAACGGTGACGGACAACCTTGTGTACAAGATGGCGCCTATTTTGGCTCAGATTAAAAATGGGCAGCTGGAGGCTGGGACCAGCTCTTTGAACGATACGTCCAAGCATCTTGGTGGTATCACGTCCATGTTACGACTGAGATTTGAGGGTGATGAAGAGCTCGCTAACAGTACAAGACATGATGTTGATGCTCAGGTTGAACGATGTGCCAAAACATACGCTTCTGACTTCCATAAGTACGACGTCACGCCTTTTGAGGAAAAAGTGAGGTTCGCCATCAGACTTGTTTCCACTGCAGTGTGTTCTGTAATCATGGAAACTGCAGATTGGGCAAACAAGGTACAGACTCGTGTCGGCAACGTTTCTGAAGAGCTTCCATCTAAGTTGCATGCTGACGTTTCGGATCTGATATCTGATCTCAACTGGTCCTATTTTGTTTCTTGTACTCATCGGTGCAAGGACAACGAGGTCTGCTATCTCCCCACCTGGCCCCATGGAGGTCGAGAGCCCCATATTCCGGCAGAGCCTCTTCAGTGTAGAACCATTGAGGATCTCAGGAAGAGTAGAGGGCTGTAG
- a CDS encoding uncharacterized protein (Compare to YALI0A21153g, similar to Saccharomyces cerevisiae PNC1 (YGL037C); ancestral locus Anc_4.75, similar to uniprot|P53184 Saccharomyces cerevisiae YGL037c PNC1 Related to pyrazinamidase/nicotinamidase): MAALIIVDLQNDFLPGGSLAVVDGNDIIPIVQKLADSGKYKFVVATKDSHPQDHTSFAANHGAEPFTSITFKHPNSDKQVDHTVWPVHCVEGTSGADYPPSFDSSNVQALVRKGYLQDREYYSGFEDVWGIHKTELHDLLQQNGVTEVDVVGLAFDYCVFNTAKDAAKRGYKTTVIREATKPVDPSSEKKIVASLEEAGVHVV; encoded by the coding sequence ATGGCAGCACTCATCATTGTGGACTTGCAAAATGACTTTCTTCCTGGAGGCTCTCTTGCTGTAGTCGACGGAAATGACATCATACCCATTGTTCAGAAACTCGCTGACTCTGGCAAGTACAAATTTGTGGTGGCCACCAAAGACAGTCATCCCCAAGACCACACATCGTTCGCCGCCAACCATGGAGCTGAGCCGTTCACCTCAATCACATTCAAGCACCCTAACTCAGACAAACAGGTAGACCATACCGTGTGGCCTGTTCATTGTGTGGAGGGTACTTCTGGGGCAGATTACCCTCCTTCATTCGACTCGTCCAATGTGCAGGCTCTTGTTCGAAAGGGATACTTGCAGGACAGAGAGTATTATTCTGGATTTGAGGACGTTTGGGGCATCCACAAGACAGAGCTTCATGACCTGTTGCAGCAAAATGGCGTTACGGAGGTTGACGTGGTGGGACTTGCATTTGATTATTGTGTGTTCAATACAGCTAAAGACGCTGCCAAACGCGGCTATAAAACCACAGTCATTAGGGAAGCCACCAAACCTGTGgatccttcttctgaaAAAAAGATTGTTGCTAGTCTTGAAGAGGCTGGGGTTCATGTCGTCTGA
- a CDS encoding uncharacterized protein (Compare to YALI0A21175g, no similarity), translating into MDALYTAFNSGKLEPFVQSVYRDGTIDLYANSEAICLFSGRENEPYLDSFLGGICLRYSCNRLINEGPWEDRLEAAKQMVQILTRHYKTPIIDSSVLLSMHSVFDTMVSLGEECCVSSGSIDFVRFGRVFHGITLVYIFISELNQALISIPDFLIQRWGALNLRANALGISVQPKTMTKVLDESRGLVLGMPVSNGDSATAHYLLSRFGKISQILTGLQQSPKISLGEILSFCASEPDLQFLSLMLVRQDYYEELVELLENPDEEIVGMTTILMVRVGLTIRFIDPEEELPSHPCVPRYSTGSLTQQMEFVFQILDRPDLLSAKMNSSNPHHTWMGALSAVVTEWIAADKPEEVYGANKKFYELDPPVSLIFALCRLLYLVCEMNGAGNKDLVIGNILSYVSPPSPLLPSKVEPIKLEDRYLPFQLGEFEGTTMATRERNHVILSLIGVIRLQIEYTYSFIREEIDKDLIRVLFSGLLAAYSNCVIHEETSSIELIMSTFNGCIQVFPSGGLILVELLAELSQQSLRFVGVFATVFSRFYDKKYFYGCEFYFNDFLRRWGDTPSFDITQLRSKFTSSLEDRATVSGST; encoded by the coding sequence ATGGACGCCCTATACACTGCCTTCAACTCTGGAAAGCTGGAACCCTTCGTCCAATCTGTGTATAGAGATGGAACCATCGACCTCTACGCCAACAGTGAAGCCATCTGTCTGTTCTCAGGGAGAGAAAATGAGCCTTACCTAGACAGCTTTTTGGGTGGTATCTGTCTTCGATACAGCTGCAACCGGCTGATCAACGAAGGACCGTGGGAAGACCGTCTGGAAGCTGCCAAGCAGATGGTCCAGATCCTCACTCGTCACTATAAGACGCCCATTATCGACTCCAGTGTTCTGCTGAGCATGCACTCCGTGTTCGATACCATGGTCTCTCTGGGTGAGGAATGTTGCGTCTCTTCAGGCTCAATCGACTTTGTGCGCTTCGGAAGAGTCTTCCATGGCATCACGCTGGTCTACATTTTCATATCCGAGCTCAACCAGGCATTAATTTCTATTCCTGACTTTCTGATCCAACGTTGGGGAGCACTCAACCTACGGGCCAACGCCCTAGGCATTTCTGTCCAACCCAAGACCATGACCAAAGTTCTAGACGAGTCTCGAGGTCTTGTTTTGGGCATGCCTGTGTCCAATGGAGATTCTGCTACTGCCCATTACCTACTTTCGCGATTCGGAAAGATCTCCCAGATACTGACAGGACTCCAACAGTCTCCAAAAATCAGCCTTGGTGAGATATTGAGCTTCTGTGCGTCAGAACCTGACCTGCAGTTCCTCTCTCTCATGCTTGTTCGTCAAGACTACTACGAAGAGCttgtcgagctgctggagaaccctgatgaggagattgtgggCATGACGACCATTCTTATGGTTCGTGTTGGTCTCACAATCAGATTCATTGAccctgaggaggagctgccaAGCCATCCATGTGTCCCACGATACTCCACGGGTTCTCTCACCCAACAGATGGAGTTTGTGTTCCAGATTTTGGACCGTCCAGACCTCTTGTCGGCCAAAATGAACTCTTCTAACCCCCATCACACCTGGATGGGTGCTCTGTCTGCAGTGGTGACTGAGTGGATCGCCGCTGATAAACCTGAGGAGGTGTACGGAGCGAACAAGAAGTTCTATGAGCTTGATCCCCCTGTATCACTCATTTTTGCGCTGTGTAGACTCCTCTACCTCGTTTGTGAGATGAATGGGGCTGGAAATAAGGATCTTGTCATCGGTAACATTCTCTCCTATgtctctcctccatctccgcTTCTACCCTCCAAGGTAGAGCCTATCAAGTTGGAAGACAGGTACCTTCCTTTCCAGCTGGGCGAGTTCGAGGGCACCACGATGGCTACCCGGGAGAGAAACCACGTGATTCTCTCTTTAATTGGGGTCATTAGACTCCAGATTGAATACACATACTCTTTTATTCGCGAAGAGATTGACAAAGATCTGATTAGAGTGCTCTTTTCTGGACTCCTGGCAGCCTATTCCAACTGCGTTATCCACGAGGAAACGTCTTCTATCGAGCTTATCATGTCCACTTTCAACGGTTGCATCCAGGTCTTCCCGTCTGGAGGTCTGATTCTTGTGGAACTACTGGCTGAGCTTTCGCAGCAGTCTCTACGGTTTGTTGGGGTATTTGCCACCGTGTTCAGCAGGTTCTATGACAAGAAGTACTTTTACGGGTGCGAGTTTTACTTCAATGACTTCCTTAGACGTTGGGGAGACACGCCGTCTTTTGATATCACACAGCTGCGTTCCAAGTTCACTTCTTCCTTGGAAGATAGAGCCACTGTTTCTGGAAGTACTTAG
- a CDS encoding uncharacterized protein (Compare to YALI0A21197g, similar to Saccharomyces cerevisiae ENP2 (YGR145W); ancestral locus Anc_4.77, similar to uniprot|P48234 Saccharomyces cerevisiae YGR145w), with protein MVLRSTPGAVSVYQISGTNSSRSLPEWLAKKRKKSLKNDAEYSNRIELIQDFEFAEASNKIEVTRDGGYCMATGTYKPQIHVYDFEDLSLKFERHTDAENVDFKIISDDWTKSVHLQNDRSIEFQGQGGILTKSRIPKFGRALAYNDENCDLYVGAAGNEVYRLNLDQGRFMAPFELSSAGVNCLDVNQAHGLLGFGTDAGIVEFWDPRSRSRVGMLDVGAPGLGGGATALKFRNDGLNVGIGNADGIVRLFDLRAPEPYVTKDQGYGFGIKKVLWVNDDHVLSADKRVAKIWDRRTGDAYTSIEPTVDINDVAHIPGSGMFMFANEGIPMHTYYIPNLGPAPKWCSFLENVTEELEEKPSTSVYDNYKFVTKRELAALNISHLIGSAVVKSYMHGYFIDQRLYEQAKLISNPFAYKEHREREIRKTLEKERESRIRTSGTGAIASRVKVNRALAERLLAESEAEVTNKKKVSAKETSKAALSDDRFAGIFENPDFEVDENAAEFKQLNPSHKKVKGQQYGEAPLRTTARPLTAAEEEAMEENNGYSSDEHVEATDEEPDSEDERKAAKKKALAEKRAEKKAAERAAFQAKRADNIKMTTGSEAAREEIPDDDFADRVADLEAEEDRHVMKNVKMSKGAGGAVEMTFVPQGRGKKGRGPRPKRDGDEEEARDTGKSRQEYDGRRRAGKNAFRGM; from the coding sequence ATGGTCCTTCGATCTACACCTGGAGCCGTTTCTGTGTACCAGATTTCTGGTACAAACTCTTCCAGATCACTGCCAGAATggctggccaagaagcgaaagaagtCTCTCAAGAACGATGCCGAGTACTCCAACCGAATCGAGCTGATTCAGGATTTCGAATTTGCTGAGGCTTCCAACAAAATTGAGGTGACTCGAGATGGAGGATATTGCATGGCCACCGGTACTTATAAGCCTCAGATCCATGTCTACGACTTTGAGGatctctctctcaagtTTGAGCGACACACTGACGCTGAGAATGTTGACTTCAAGATTATCTCCGACGACTGGACCAAGAGTGTGCATCTGCAAAACGACCGATCTATTGAATTCCAAGGACAGGGCGGAATCCTGACGAAATCACGAATCCCAAAGTTTGGACGAGCGCTGGCTTACAACGACGAAAACTGCGACCTGTATGTTGGAGCTGCAGGAAACGAGGTATACAGACTGAACCTGGACCAGGGTCGGTTTATGGCTCCCTTTGAGCTCAGCAGTGCCGGTGTCAACTGTCTGGACGTTAACCAGGCCCACGGTCTCCTGGGTTTCGGTACTGATGCTGGTATTGTCGAATTTTGGGATCCTCGAAGTAGGAGCAGAGTGGGTATGCTGGATGTGGGCGCTCCCGGACTGGGTGGCGGTGCCACAGCTCTCAAGTTCAGAAACGACGGTCTGAACGTGGGTATCGGTAACGCTGACGGTATTGTTCGTCTCTTTGATCTGCGAGCGCCGGAGCCCTATGTCACCAAGGACCAGGGATACGGTTTTGGCATCAAGAAGGTGCTGTGGGTCAACGACGACCATGTGCTGTCTGCCGACAAGCGAGTCGCCAAGATCTGGGACCGACGAACCGGAGACGCCTACACCTCCATTGAGCCCACTGTGGACATTAACGACGTGGCACACATCCCCGGTTCCGGTATGTTCATGTTCGCCAACGAGGGTATTCCTATGCATACTTACTACATCCCCAATCTGGGACCTGCGCCCAAGTGGTGTTCATTCCTGGAAAACGTCACcgaagagctggaggagaagcccagCACTTCTGTATACGACAACTACAAGTTTGTCACCAAGCGAGAGCTGGCGGCACTCAACATTTCACACCTCATTGGCTCGGCCGTGGTCAAGTCGTATATGCATGGTTACTTCATTGACCAGCGGCTCTAcgagcaggccaagctcatctccaacccttTTGCTTACAAGGAGCACCGAGAGCGGGAGATCCGAaagactctggagaaggagcgggAGTCGCGTATCCGAACCTCTGGAACTGGAGCCATTGCATCCCGTGTCAAGGTTAACAGGGCTCTTGCTGAGAGACTATTGGCTGAGTCTGAGGCCGAGGTCACtaacaagaagaaggtgtcTGCCAAGGAGACTTCCAAGGCTGCTCTTTCCGACGATCGATTCGCTGGCATTTTCGAGAACCCCGATTTCGAGGTCGACGAGAATGCTGCAGAgttcaagcagctcaaccCTTCGcacaagaaggtcaagggcCAGCAGTATGGTGAGGCACCTCTGCGAACTACTGCCCGACCCCttactgctgctgaggaggaggccatggAGGAGAATAACGGCTACTCGTCCGATGAGCACGTGGAGGCTACTGATGAGGAGCCCGACTCTGAGGATGAGCGAaaggccgccaagaagaaggctctggcAGAGAAGCgggctgagaagaaggctgctgagCGTGCAGCCTTCCAGGCCAAGCGTGCTGACAATATCAAGATGACTACGGGCTCTGAGGCTGCTCGAGAGGAGATTCCCGATGACGACTTTGCTGACCGAGTGGCTGATCtcgaggctgaggaggacCGGCACGTCATGAAGAACGTCAAGATGTCCAAGggcgctggaggagccgtGGAGATGACTTTTGTGCCTCAGGGAAGAGGCAAAAAGGGTCGTGGTCCTCGACCCAAgcgagatggagatgaagaggaggcaCGGGACACTGGAAAGAGCAGACAGGAGTATGATGGTCGACGACGGGCTGGCAAGAACGCCTTCCGAGGTATGTAA